The sequence GACAGGGCATTTTTTACGTGTTCGATCGGTTTCATGCCGCGATTATAACCAAGCGGCCTTTGGACGGAAGGCCGGCTTTCAGGCTAATATGCGTGATTCAGTGGACGAGTTCGACGCCGAAAAGCCCGTAGAGCAGACCGCTGGCGATGAGGTAGACGCCGAAGGGCTTGAAGCTGTAGCGCGAGACGACGGCGAGGAAGGTCTTGACCGCAACCCAGCCGACGACAAAGGAGACGACGAAACCGACGGCCAGGGCGCCGAAGTGTTCAAACGAAAGGGCCGAATACTCCTTGAGGAGCGTATAGCCCGATGCCGCGCCCATCGTCGGGATGGCGAGCAGGAACGAAAACGCCATGGCCGTGTCCCGCGACAGTCCGCTGAGCATCCCGCCGAGGATCGTCATCCCCGAACGGGAGACCCCGGGTACGAGGGCGAAGACCTGGAAGACACCGACGGCGAGGGCCTGTTTCATGCTGACTCCCTCCAGTGCTTTGACGGCATGGGTTTTGGGTTTGTAGGCGAACTCGACCGCGAGGAAGGCGACCCCGGTGAGGATCATCAGGGCAACGGTGGAGTTGGCGGCGAACATCGCTTCGATCTGTTTGTGAAAGAGCAGGCCGACGACGCCCGTCGGGATGAAGGCGGCGATGAGTTTGACCCAGAGGGCTGTACTCTGCATGAGCCGCTCGCGGTAGATCAGCATCACCGAGAAGATCGGGGCGATCTGGATGATGATCTCGAAGGCGGTCAGGAAGGTGTCCTGCTTGAGTCCGAGCATCTGCCCGGCAAGGTAGAGATGCGCAGTGGAAGAGACAGGGAGGTACTCGGTGATCCCCTCGACGATCCCGAGGATGATGGCGTCAAAAACGGTCATAAAAACAGGTCCCGGAACAAAGATGCGTCATTGTACCCGCTTGGCGTGAAAAGCAACCTTGAGATGCCCTTAAATGAACATACAGTATAATACGCGGCTTGAAAAAGGCGGTGAAAATCCGCCTTAGCCGCATATGCATATCACTTAAGGAAAAAAAGCATGCTGCTCTTTACCCCCGGTCCTACCCCTGTTCCGGAATCCGTCCGCAAGGCAATGGCGGAGGAGACGATCCATCACCGCACGCCGGAGTTCGAAGCGATCTTCGAACGGGCGCGCAAAGCGCTCTTCGGCCTGATGAAAACCGATGAGGTCGTGATGCTCGCCTCGACGGGTACCGGCGCGATGGAAGCCGCGGTGACCAACCTCTGCCGCGATACGCTGCTCAACATCAATTCCGGCAAGTTCGGGGAGCGCTTCGGCAAGATCGCCCTGGCGCACGGGCTGCAGAACGTCGAGCTGACTTATGGGTGGGATACGCCGGCAACGCCCGAGGATGTCCTTGCAGCCCTGCAGGAGAACCCGCGCATCGACGCGATCGCCATCCAGATCAGCGAGAGTGCCGGTGGTCTGCGCCACCCGGTCGAAGCGATCGCCGCCGCGGTCAAGGGCGTTCGCCCCGACGTCATGATTATCGCGGATGGCATTACCGCCGTCGGCGTCGAGGCGATCGACGTGACGAACATCGATGCCCTTCTGGCGGGAAGCCAGAAGGCGCTGATGCTGCCGCCGGGCCTGGCCATCATCGGGCTGAGCAATGCGGCGGTCGAGAAGATCGGTGCGGGCAAAGGGTACTACTTCAACCTGGCGACCGAGATCAAGAAACAGCGTACCAATACGACGGCATGGACCGCGGCGACGACGCTGGTCATCGGCCTGGAGGCCGTTTTGGCGGAGATCGACGTCAAGGGGCTTGAAGCGCTTTACGACGAGACAGCCCGCCGCGGTGCCGCAACGCGTGCCGCGTTTGAAGCACTCGGCCTGCATATCTACCCCAAAACGCCGGCGGCGTCCATGACGACGATTGATGACGAGAATGCCAACGAGATCCGGGCTTTGCTGAAAAAAGAGTTCGACGTCAACATGGCCGGCGGCCAGGACCACCTCAAAGGCAAGATCTTCCGTGTCAACCACATGGGCCTGATCAAGCCGTTCGAGGCGGCATGGGTCGTCAATGCCGTAGAGGTTGCCCTCGACAAGCTCGGTCGCCGCAGTTATGACGGGACGGCAAGCCGTATTTTCAACGAGATCTATTTCGGGCTGGCGACATGATTTTTGCCCACGAGATTCCCGAAGGCAGCAAGCTCTATTTCGGTGCCAGCGCCCGCCGCAAACGGGAGATCGAGCAGATCGCCAGCGACGTGCTCTATGCCGACGGCTTCGAAGAGATCGTCGTGCCGCTCTTTTCGCACCACCAGCATGAGAGCATCTCCGACGCCAAAGAGCTGATCCGTCTCGGGGACCGTGACAACAACCGTATGAGCCTGCGTGCGGACACGACCATCGACGTCGTGCGTATCATCTCCAAGCGGCTCGGACGTAATACGGACCACCGCAAATGGTTCTACATCCAGCCGGTCTACCGCTACCCCTCGCACGAACAGTACCAGGTCGGTGCCGAGGTGATCGGGGAGGCGGACCTCTCCATCGCGATGCGGCGCTGCCTGGAGATCTTCGAACGTCTGGAAACGCAGCCGCTGCTGCAGATCTCCAACATTAACATCCCGAAGATTCTGAGCCGCCTGCTCGATATTCCCATGGACGATTTCCGCCATATCCGGATCGAGAACTTTCTGGCGCGGGGTATCGACTGGCTGACGAAGCTCGTCTACCTCGAGAAGCCTTCGGAGATCGACGCGGTCCTGCCGCTCGTGCCGGAGGAGCTGCGTGTCGAGCTGGTGAAGATGAAAGAGCTCAGCCTGAGCGTGCCGTATGCCAATACGGTTGTCGCGCCGCTGTACTATGCGAAGATGCTCTACTACGACGAGCTCTATTTCCGCGTGATCGCGGCCAATGACGTTTACGCCAGAGGCGGACGTTATAAAAACGAAGATGTGACCAGTGTCGGCTTTGCCATCGCTACCGATGTGCTGCTTGAAGCCGGCGTGTAAAGGAAAGAATATATGAAAAAAGCAGATTTGATCGTCGGTATCCAGTGGGGCGATGAAGGCAAAGGGAAGATCGTCGACCTTCTCGCGCAGAAGTATGACGCGGTTGCGCGTTACCAGGGCGGGCACAACGCCGGCCATACCATCTGGGTCGACGGAACCAAATATGCCCTGCATCTGATCCCTTCGGGTGTACTGAACCCCGAAGCGATCAATATCATCGGTAACGGCGTCGTCGTCTCCCCGGCGGCACTGATCAAGGAGATGAAGCAGTTCGACAAGCTCGAAGGGCGCCTCTTTGTCAGCGAATCCGCCCACATGATCCTCGGGTTCCACGAAGAGATCGACCAGGCCAAAGAGCGCCTGCGCGGCAAGAAGGCGATCGGGACGACCGGCCGCGGAATCGGGCCTGCCTACAGCGAAAAGATCGCCCGTGCGGGCTTCCGCCTCGGCGAACTGCGCGATATCGACGCGCTGACGGCACGTATCCTCGAGTACTTTGAGCAAAACGGCGCGATTTACAGTGCCCTCGGGATCTCCGCACCGGATGCGGCGGCGCTGAAGGCAGAGCTTCAGGGCTTTGCCGATGTGCTGCTGCCCTACCTGGCCAACACGACAAAGATGGTCTGGGACCTGCTTTCAAACGACAGGAACGTTCTGCTCGAAGGGGCGCAGGGGACGATGCTCGACATTGACCACGGTACCTATCCGTATGTCACGAGCTCCTCGACCATCGCGGCGGGTGCGTGTATCGGCCTGGGGATCAGTCCGAAAGACATCGGCAAGGTGACCGGGATCGTCAAAGCCTACTGTACCCGTGTCGGCAACGGCCCTTTCCCGACGGAGGATTTCGGCAACGACGGCGACAAACTGCGCGAGCAGGGGTACGAGTTCGGTACGACGACGGGCCGTCCGCGCCGCTGCGGCTGGTTCGATGCCGTGGCGACGAAGTTCGCCAGCCGCATCAACGGCTGCGACGAGCTTGCCATCATGAAACTCGACGTCCTTGACGGTTTCGACGAAGTGAAGGTCTGCGTCGGCTATGAAGTCGACGGCGAGGTCATCGACTACATGCCGCTGGACCTTGAAGCGGCCACCCCGGTCTACAGAAGCTTCCCCGGCTGGGAGCGGACCGAAGGCGTACGTGAGTGGGATGCCCTGCCGGAAACGGCCAAGGCCTATCTCAGCGAGATCGAAAAGCTGACCGAGACCAAGATCGGTATGGTTTCCACCTCTCCCGACCGCAACGATACGATTATCTGTTAGGCGGTCGGTTCCACTAACAGTGTCGGTCACTTTTCGATATAATCTATCGTAATGAAGTTGACTATCTGGAACTCTCTCGCATCGAAACTGCTGTTCTCCCTGGCATTTTTCAGCCTGCTGCTGGTAAGCGGGCTGGCCTACGTCAACACGAAAATCGTCATCAGCGGCTACAAAAAACAGCTCCAGGAACTGGTGGAACAGAAGATCGATTTCATGCTCCCCCAGCTCTCCGATGCCCTGCACAACGAGGAGTACCTTCTGGCGGAGGAGCAGCTCATCCGCTTGAGCTCCGCGCAGGTGATCAACGGGGTGCGGCTGCTCCGTAACCACGGCCGTCCCCTTGTCGTCGGCAACTTCGGCTCTCCCCACCGCCTCTTTACACTGGCCCTTCCCGTCACCAACGTCAACGGCGAAATCATCGCCTCGATGGACGTCGCGGTTTCCGACCGGAACTTCCGCGCGATGATGGAGCAGTATTTTCAGTTCCTCGCCGCGATCATCGGCGGATACGTCCTGCTGGTCGTGCTGCTGCTGCGGCTGCTCTACCGGGCTTTCATGCCGCTGCGGGAACTGACCCGGAAACTGGAGGCTTTCGACCCGAGCCACCCGGTGCCGATCGAGCTGAAAAATACCAGCGGCAGCGAAATCGGCATGATCGCCGATGCGGCGAACAAGATGAGCGACAACATCATCCACCACGCCGACTTTATGAACGAACTGCACAAAGAGATCGAGGAGGGGCGCCAGCACCTCAAAGAGGCGCAGCAGATCGCCAGGATGGGGAGCTGGCGGATCGATACGCAGACGCACGACTGCAGTTTCAGTGACCAGATGTATGTGCTGCTGGGGATCCCGATGGACGGGATGCCGCTGACCTGGGATACACTGCTCAACGTCATTGACCCCTCGCAGCGCCAATCGTTTATCCGCGCCCTTGAAAATACGGCGCAGACCCATACCCCGTTCCGCCTGATGCATAAAATCGTCAATGCGCACGGGGAGGCGATGCACGTGCTGACCGAGGGGAAACTGAGTCTGCGGCGCGACGGCAAGGCCTTTATTTCGGGGATCACGATGGACGTCAGCGAGCAGGCGGAGAGCCAGCAGATGATCGAAAAGCTCGCGTTCTACGATCCGCTCACCAACCTGCCGAACCGTGTCTTGATGCAGGACCGCCTGCAGAAATCGATCAAAGACGCCAACCGCCGGGGCGAAAAACTGGGGGTCCTCTTCCTGGACCTCGACGGTTTCAAGAACGTCAACGACACCCTGGGACACACCCTGGGCGACCGCCTGCTCAAAGAGGTGGCGGAGCGCCTCAAACGCACCCTGCGCGATTCAGACACGATCTCGCGGATCGGCGGGGACGAGTTTATCGTACTGCTGCCGCTGATCAACTCGGAAAAAGACATCACCATCGTTGCCAAGAAGATGATCGATGCCCTGCAGGAGCGCTGGGAGTTCGGGGACAAGGCGATCTTTACGACGACGAGTATCGGGGTGGCCATCTACCCGGACCACTCCGAGGACGCCGATACGCTGATCAAGTTTGCCGACACCGCCATGTACAAGGCGAAAGAGGACGGGCGCAACCGCTACCGGTTCTACGACAAAACGATGGGGGAGACGATCCGCAAAAAACTCCAGATCGAGCACGAGATGCGCGAGGCCATCGAGACGATGGAGCAGTTCGAACTCTACTACCAGCCGAAGATCTCCCTGCGGACCGGCGCCATCATCGGTGCCGAGGCACTCATCCGCTGGAACCATCCGAAGGTCGGTACGGTCTACCCGGACGACTTCATCCCCGTCGCAGAGCATACGGGGATGATCATCAAGATCGGGGAGTGGGTCATGCACGAGGCGGCCCGCCGCATCGAACAGTGGCGCGCCGCGGGCATTGCGCCGCTGAAACTGGCCGTCAACCTCTCCGGCCGCCAGTTCGGCAGTCCGTTACTGCTGCACCAGATCCGCACGGTGTTGCAGCGCTATGACATTGAGCCGAAATACCTGGAGTTCGAGGTCACTGAGAGCGTCTCCATGATCAGCCTTACGGAAAGCCTGAAGGTCCTTCACCAGCTCCGTGATCTCGGGGTCGGCGTGAATATCGACGACTTCGGTACGGGCTACTCCTCCCTGGCTTACCTCAAACAGTTCCCGGTCGATACGCTCAAGATCGACAAGGCGTTTATCATGAACATGCTCGAGGATCAGGATGACCGCACCATCGTCGAATCGATCGTTTCACTGAGCAAGGCGATGGGGCTGAAGATCGTTGCGGAGGGGATTGAGAGTGCCGAGCATGTCCGTCTGCTCAAGAAGCTCGGCGTCGACTACGGGCAGGGCTACTTCTTCAGCCGTCCGGTACCGTTCGGTCAGCTCGACCGCATGTACCGCAACAACCTCGTCAAGATGAAGACGCTGCGCGAACCGGAAAAGAAACAGGCCGTCTAGAGGCCCGGCAAGCGGGGGATCCTCCCGAGCTTGCTGTTGCGGCAGTACCATCCCCACCCTTTTTTCATCCAGTGTCCCAGGACCGGCATCGGCATCATAAAGGCTTTTTTGTCGTCGCGGAAGACGAAGCCCGCGCCGGTACCCGTATCCATGACGCAGAGGATGTTGAGGTGTTCCTGGTACCCTTTGCGTTCTACTTTCCCGGCGTCCCGCGCGGCGATGTTGAAGGCGATGTTCTTGGCCATGACCTCGGCCACGTGCCCCTGCTTCGCCCGCCACTCCGGCCCCTCCAGCGCCGCGACGTCCCCGGCGGCGTAGACGTTGCTGACCTCGCCGTCGATGATGACTTCGCTGTAGTCATTGATGGCGACGAAGCCGGCCTCATTGGTCGGGAGGTCGGACGCTTTGATGACGCCGTGGCCGTCCCCGGCGGGAATGAACATCGTGAAGTCGGATTCCAGCTTGCTGTCATCTTCGAAGACGATGCCGTCCTCTTCGAACCGCTTGATCTTCTTGCCGAAGTGTTTGTTCAGGTCGGCCCGCTCGAACATCATGTCCATCATCCCGAGGGCCTTTTCGCCCATGCGCGCGCCCGGTTTGGGCATGGGGGCGAAGAAGGTGAGTTCGAAACGGTCGCGGATCCCTTTTTTCTTCAGCAGTTCGTGGAGGTTGAAAAAGAGCTCGAACCCGGGGCCGCCGCGCACGGCGGAGGTGTCTTTCGGGTTGCCGCCGAAGCCGAAGGCGACCTTGCCGCTCCCCTTGGCGACGAGGGCGTCGATGCGCTCCTTGATCCGCAGGGATTCGCGCGGGTCGCCGCAGATGGAGAGGGTGTTTTCGATCCCCGGGTGCTTCATCTTGTGCGCCCCGACGGCGACGACGAGGTAGTCATAATCGTCGATCACTTTGCCGGAGGTGAGGGTGACGCGGTTCGCCTTCGCCTCGATCGCTTCGACACCGTCCACGACCAGGGTAAAGCCGTGGGCATCCCGCAGTTCCTCGAGCGACACCTTGACATCGTCAAAGGAGGCTTCGCCCGTCGGGACCCAGATGGAGGTCGGATAGATGTAGAAATAATCCCGGTCGCTGACGAGCGTGACGTCATATCCTTTTTTTCGCAGATGCGTTGCCGCATCAACCCCGGCAAACCCGCCGCCAAGCACCAAAACCTTTTTCATCGCTACTCCTATAAGCCAGTTTGATAATAATCATAATACAATGACGATAAAACCAAAATAAAACGTTAATTTATTCGTCTGTTTTATTGAATGCTCCGCAGGTTATCGCCGGAAAAGGGACGGTCCGTAGAGCATTGCCAAAGCACAACCGTTAGGATTATGTGCCGGAGGGTGGGGCACCTTGAAGCTACGCTTTGGCATCATTCAGAAAAAAGGATGATGATGGCGAAGGAAGTAGCGCTCCTCGGGGGCGGGTGTTTTTGGTGCATCGAGGCGGTATACCGCCGTGTCAAAGGGGTCAGCAGTGCCGTCAGCGGTTACGCAGGCGGCCAAATGGACAACCCCGATTACCGTTCGGTCTGCAGCGGGACGACGGGGCATGCGGAGGTCGTCGAGATCACCTTTGATCCCGATATCATCACCTTCGGGGAGATCCTCGATATCTTCTGGGTGATCCACGACCCGACGACGCTGAACCGCCAGGGGGCGGACATGGGGACCCAGTACCGCTCGGTGATCTACTATCACGACGAAGTGCAGAAAGCGGAAGCCGAAGAGGCCATCGCCGAGGCGCAGGAAAGCTTTTCCGACCCGATCGTGACGGAACTCTCCCCGGCGCCGACCTTCTACCCGGCGGAAGTGTACCACCAGAACTATTTCAATCTTAACCCCGAGCAGGGCTACTGCCAGGCGGTGATCGCGCCGAAGGTACAGAAGTTTATGCGGACGTTCCGGGAGAAGCTCGATGTTTGAGGCCGGTTTTCTGGGGACGCGTGCCCTCTGGTTTATGGACGTCGTTACCCTCTGGTTCGCGGCACTGCCGTTTTTGATGGGCGGGGCGATCTATCTGGCCATGCGCAAACGAGAGCATGCCCATAAACGCGCGCAGACGCTCCTCTTTGCGGTCACGCTGGCCATGGTGGTGCTTTTCGAGGTCGGGGTACGCTTCACCGGCGGCTTCGTCGCCTACGCGGAGGAGAGCGGGGTGGAGTTCTCCTCGCTGGCGGTGTTCCTCGCGGTGCACGTGCTGATCGCTGTCGCCGCCGTGGCCGGGTGGGCATGGCTGCTGATCGACGCCCTTCGAAGCTACGGCAGCAGTGCGACCGTGGCCGCTACGCACAAACGCAACGGGCTGATTGTTTTTGGAGGGATGACCGTCACGTCGCTGATGGGTGTGACGATCTACGGCATGCTCTTCATGTTCTAGCGATGTGCTTCGTCGTCTTCATCGTCATCGGGGCGTTTGCCCTCTCCCTCTGGACGCACGGGCAGCTGCTCTACGCGGCGGCCGCCGGGGCCGTCTCGCTCTTTTTTCTCTTTTTTTCGATCCGGAAAATCATCAAAAACGGCCCCTGTCTCTTCGGCAAACGCAGAGACTGCTAGCGGTCAGAGCCGTCCCTGCTTGACGAGGGAGAGGACCATCGCCAGCG is a genomic window of Sulfurimonas sp. HSL1-2 containing:
- a CDS encoding EAL domain-containing protein — encoded protein: MKLTIWNSLASKLLFSLAFFSLLLVSGLAYVNTKIVISGYKKQLQELVEQKIDFMLPQLSDALHNEEYLLAEEQLIRLSSAQVINGVRLLRNHGRPLVVGNFGSPHRLFTLALPVTNVNGEIIASMDVAVSDRNFRAMMEQYFQFLAAIIGGYVLLVVLLLRLLYRAFMPLRELTRKLEAFDPSHPVPIELKNTSGSEIGMIADAANKMSDNIIHHADFMNELHKEIEEGRQHLKEAQQIARMGSWRIDTQTHDCSFSDQMYVLLGIPMDGMPLTWDTLLNVIDPSQRQSFIRALENTAQTHTPFRLMHKIVNAHGEAMHVLTEGKLSLRRDGKAFISGITMDVSEQAESQQMIEKLAFYDPLTNLPNRVLMQDRLQKSIKDANRRGEKLGVLFLDLDGFKNVNDTLGHTLGDRLLKEVAERLKRTLRDSDTISRIGGDEFIVLLPLINSEKDITIVAKKMIDALQERWEFGDKAIFTTTSIGVAIYPDHSEDADTLIKFADTAMYKAKEDGRNRYRFYDKTMGETIRKKLQIEHEMREAIETMEQFELYYQPKISLRTGAIIGAEALIRWNHPKVGTVYPDDFIPVAEHTGMIIKIGEWVMHEAARRIEQWRAAGIAPLKLAVNLSGRQFGSPLLLHQIRTVLQRYDIEPKYLEFEVTESVSMISLTESLKVLHQLRDLGVGVNIDDFGTGYSSLAYLKQFPVDTLKIDKAFIMNMLEDQDDRTIVESIVSLSKAMGLKIVAEGIESAEHVRLLKKLGVDYGQGYFFSRPVPFGQLDRMYRNNLVKMKTLREPEKKQAV
- the msrA gene encoding peptide-methionine (S)-S-oxide reductase MsrA is translated as MAKEVALLGGGCFWCIEAVYRRVKGVSSAVSGYAGGQMDNPDYRSVCSGTTGHAEVVEITFDPDIITFGEILDIFWVIHDPTTLNRQGADMGTQYRSVIYYHDEVQKAEAEEAIAEAQESFSDPIVTELSPAPTFYPAEVYHQNYFNLNPEQGYCQAVIAPKVQKFMRTFREKLDV
- a CDS encoding DUF420 domain-containing protein; this encodes MFEAGFLGTRALWFMDVVTLWFAALPFLMGGAIYLAMRKREHAHKRAQTLLFAVTLAMVVLFEVGVRFTGGFVAYAEESGVEFSSLAVFLAVHVLIAVAAVAGWAWLLIDALRSYGSSATVAATHKRNGLIVFGGMTVTSLMGVTIYGMLFMF
- a CDS encoding alanine--glyoxylate aminotransferase family protein, which encodes MLLFTPGPTPVPESVRKAMAEETIHHRTPEFEAIFERARKALFGLMKTDEVVMLASTGTGAMEAAVTNLCRDTLLNINSGKFGERFGKIALAHGLQNVELTYGWDTPATPEDVLAALQENPRIDAIAIQISESAGGLRHPVEAIAAAVKGVRPDVMIIADGITAVGVEAIDVTNIDALLAGSQKALMLPPGLAIIGLSNAAVEKIGAGKGYYFNLATEIKKQRTNTTAWTAATTLVIGLEAVLAEIDVKGLEALYDETARRGAATRAAFEALGLHIYPKTPAASMTTIDDENANEIRALLKKEFDVNMAGGQDHLKGKIFRVNHMGLIKPFEAAWVVNAVEVALDKLGRRSYDGTASRIFNEIYFGLAT
- a CDS encoding adenylosuccinate synthase, translated to MKKADLIVGIQWGDEGKGKIVDLLAQKYDAVARYQGGHNAGHTIWVDGTKYALHLIPSGVLNPEAINIIGNGVVVSPAALIKEMKQFDKLEGRLFVSESAHMILGFHEEIDQAKERLRGKKAIGTTGRGIGPAYSEKIARAGFRLGELRDIDALTARILEYFEQNGAIYSALGISAPDAAALKAELQGFADVLLPYLANTTKMVWDLLSNDRNVLLEGAQGTMLDIDHGTYPYVTSSSTIAAGACIGLGISPKDIGKVTGIVKAYCTRVGNGPFPTEDFGNDGDKLREQGYEFGTTTGRPRRCGWFDAVATKFASRINGCDELAIMKLDVLDGFDEVKVCVGYEVDGEVIDYMPLDLEAATPVYRSFPGWERTEGVREWDALPETAKAYLSEIEKLTETKIGMVSTSPDRNDTIIC
- a CDS encoding undecaprenyl-diphosphate phosphatase, coding for MTVFDAIILGIVEGITEYLPVSSTAHLYLAGQMLGLKQDTFLTAFEIIIQIAPIFSVMLIYRERLMQSTALWVKLIAAFIPTGVVGLLFHKQIEAMFAANSTVALMILTGVAFLAVEFAYKPKTHAVKALEGVSMKQALAVGVFQVFALVPGVSRSGMTILGGMLSGLSRDTAMAFSFLLAIPTMGAASGYTLLKEYSALSFEHFGALAVGFVVSFVVGWVAVKTFLAVVSRYSFKPFGVYLIASGLLYGLFGVELVH
- a CDS encoding FAD-dependent oxidoreductase, which encodes MKKVLVLGGGFAGVDAATHLRKKGYDVTLVSDRDYFYIYPTSIWVPTGEASFDDVKVSLEELRDAHGFTLVVDGVEAIEAKANRVTLTSGKVIDDYDYLVVAVGAHKMKHPGIENTLSICGDPRESLRIKERIDALVAKGSGKVAFGFGGNPKDTSAVRGGPGFELFFNLHELLKKKGIRDRFELTFFAPMPKPGARMGEKALGMMDMMFERADLNKHFGKKIKRFEEDGIVFEDDSKLESDFTMFIPAGDGHGVIKASDLPTNEAGFVAINDYSEVIIDGEVSNVYAAGDVAALEGPEWRAKQGHVAEVMAKNIAFNIAARDAGKVERKGYQEHLNILCVMDTGTGAGFVFRDDKKAFMMPMPVLGHWMKKGWGWYCRNSKLGRIPRLPGL
- a CDS encoding ATP phosphoribosyltransferase regulatory subunit, producing the protein MIFAHEIPEGSKLYFGASARRKREIEQIASDVLYADGFEEIVVPLFSHHQHESISDAKELIRLGDRDNNRMSLRADTTIDVVRIISKRLGRNTDHRKWFYIQPVYRYPSHEQYQVGAEVIGEADLSIAMRRCLEIFERLETQPLLQISNINIPKILSRLLDIPMDDFRHIRIENFLARGIDWLTKLVYLEKPSEIDAVLPLVPEELRVELVKMKELSLSVPYANTVVAPLYYAKMLYYDELYFRVIAANDVYARGGRYKNEDVTSVGFAIATDVLLEAGV